One part of the Herbiconiux aconitum genome encodes these proteins:
- a CDS encoding helix-turn-helix transcriptional regulator: MQTTSPLLIGRENDLDSLRTAVRESRTGSTRAVVVSGEAGIGKTRLVAEFLSHVPTESIVLRGQCIDLDRDAPPYAPIVTPLRALMAEIGEAAILEATGSAASLSRDALAILLPELAETDAPEAQRRGGPDRLYDAVATVLENVSRTRPIVLVIEDLHWADQASLGLLRFLLRVVEESRILFVLTFRSDELGRGHPLRAWLPELDRNRRVSRLELPRLNRRQVRQLSTALLGTPLDAHDLGIVFQRTDGVPFFIEEILGCDFETVESFPDTLRDILLARYETLSEPTQRILRLIAAGGVRVEHELLADVSDAAPDVIDDAAREAVTARVLVVDDTGYSFRHALVREAIHDELLPGERMRFHTCYAQALEDRQGAPSVDSTAISYHWMAAHNLRAAFTASLTAMAQARASFANSTAARMGERAIELWEQVPDAEALADRTRVELLAETSYILRNAGESERAIALIDEAIACSSPAEADSYAKLLRDKASFLANIGHTGSIDLLREALTVLEGRPRSVLRANVLGELSARLMLEALFDEAVATADSAYAEAEEVASRPRMSVAANIRGISRLSLGEIEGGLADLALAGELAEGNESARLRYWVNESDAMSLLGRFDEAIRIAEAGAERARQRGVERTSGAMLMLNVIAPLFSLGESRRANEMLDRALELDPPIGFSAHLQRMKLQATVWSGDTALAEKLLRGWRAPLSLQLRIDAQSRLGLGAVAGEIALARGNVAEAWREVSVILAPEHRTFPAHDLPLLAIAARVLGCARASGVDLGNGGDPAGRDLDEIERRLREALALVADWPTAGAYVALFEAELGGAERAGSDCALWAAAVEAAGSPIAPAQLEPYARYRHAEALAAGGDRAAARLRADEARIAARRIEMGIIVDRVDDLERRVGLVRIPGGRDAVAQPAVRSVEDDLTERERQVLTLIAQGRSNRQIAEQLFISAKTASVHVSNILRKTNTSSRTEAAFLARSFEAIESDA; the protein is encoded by the coding sequence ATGCAGACGACGAGCCCCTTGCTCATCGGCCGCGAGAATGACCTCGACTCCTTGCGCACCGCGGTGCGGGAGAGCAGAACGGGGTCGACTCGTGCGGTCGTCGTCAGCGGCGAGGCCGGCATCGGCAAGACCCGTCTCGTGGCCGAATTCCTCAGCCACGTTCCGACCGAATCGATCGTGCTGCGCGGTCAGTGCATCGACCTCGACCGGGATGCTCCGCCCTACGCTCCGATCGTCACGCCGTTGCGTGCGCTCATGGCCGAAATCGGCGAGGCCGCGATTCTCGAGGCCACCGGCTCGGCTGCGAGCCTCTCGCGCGACGCGCTGGCCATCCTGCTGCCTGAACTGGCCGAGACGGATGCGCCGGAGGCGCAACGCCGCGGCGGCCCCGACCGGTTGTACGACGCCGTGGCCACCGTGCTCGAGAACGTGTCGCGAACACGGCCGATCGTGCTCGTGATCGAAGACCTGCACTGGGCCGATCAGGCGTCGTTGGGTCTGCTCCGCTTCCTCCTGCGGGTGGTCGAGGAATCGCGCATCCTGTTCGTGCTCACCTTCCGCAGCGACGAGCTGGGCCGCGGGCATCCGCTCCGGGCCTGGCTTCCCGAGCTCGACCGCAACCGCCGGGTGTCCCGGCTCGAACTTCCGCGCCTGAACCGCCGTCAGGTGCGCCAGCTCTCCACCGCCCTGCTCGGCACGCCGCTCGACGCGCACGACCTGGGCATCGTGTTCCAGCGCACCGACGGGGTGCCCTTCTTCATCGAAGAAATTCTCGGCTGCGACTTCGAGACCGTCGAGAGCTTTCCCGACACACTGCGCGACATCCTGCTCGCGCGCTACGAAACCCTCAGCGAACCCACGCAACGTATCCTGAGGCTGATCGCGGCGGGCGGTGTGCGCGTGGAGCACGAGCTGCTGGCCGACGTGAGCGACGCGGCGCCCGACGTCATCGACGACGCGGCGCGCGAAGCCGTCACGGCCCGCGTGCTGGTGGTCGACGACACCGGCTACTCCTTCCGGCACGCTCTCGTGCGCGAGGCCATCCACGACGAGTTGCTGCCGGGCGAGCGGATGCGCTTCCACACCTGCTACGCGCAAGCCCTCGAAGACCGGCAGGGTGCGCCGAGCGTCGACTCGACCGCCATCTCCTACCACTGGATGGCGGCGCACAACCTGCGCGCGGCGTTCACCGCGTCGCTCACGGCCATGGCGCAGGCCCGCGCGTCGTTCGCCAACTCCACCGCGGCGCGGATGGGCGAGCGCGCGATCGAGCTCTGGGAGCAGGTGCCCGACGCCGAGGCGCTGGCCGACCGCACGCGGGTCGAGCTGCTCGCCGAGACGAGCTACATCCTTCGGAATGCCGGAGAGAGTGAGCGCGCGATCGCACTGATCGACGAGGCGATCGCGTGTTCCTCGCCCGCCGAAGCCGACAGCTACGCCAAGCTCCTGCGCGACAAGGCGTCGTTCCTGGCCAACATCGGTCACACCGGGTCGATCGACCTCCTGCGCGAAGCGCTCACGGTGCTGGAGGGCCGACCCCGCAGCGTGTTGCGGGCCAACGTGCTCGGGGAACTCTCCGCACGCCTGATGCTCGAAGCGCTCTTCGACGAGGCGGTGGCGACGGCCGATTCGGCGTACGCCGAGGCCGAGGAGGTGGCTTCCCGGCCCAGGATGTCGGTGGCCGCGAACATCCGCGGAATCTCCCGACTCTCCCTGGGCGAGATCGAAGGCGGTCTCGCCGACCTGGCACTCGCCGGCGAACTCGCCGAGGGCAACGAGTCGGCCCGCCTGCGGTACTGGGTGAACGAATCCGACGCGATGAGCCTGCTCGGCCGCTTCGACGAGGCGATCCGCATCGCGGAGGCCGGAGCCGAGCGTGCCCGCCAGCGCGGTGTGGAGCGCACCTCCGGCGCGATGCTGATGCTCAATGTCATCGCCCCGTTGTTCTCGCTGGGCGAGTCGCGTCGGGCGAACGAGATGCTCGATCGCGCGCTCGAACTCGATCCGCCCATCGGTTTCAGTGCCCACCTGCAGCGGATGAAACTGCAGGCCACGGTCTGGTCGGGCGACACGGCTCTCGCCGAGAAGCTGCTGCGGGGCTGGCGCGCGCCGCTCAGCCTGCAACTGCGGATCGACGCGCAGTCGCGGCTCGGCCTCGGAGCCGTGGCCGGAGAGATCGCGCTGGCCCGAGGTAACGTGGCCGAGGCGTGGCGTGAGGTGAGCGTCATCCTGGCCCCCGAGCACCGCACCTTCCCGGCCCACGACCTGCCGCTGCTCGCGATCGCCGCGCGTGTGCTCGGCTGTGCGCGGGCATCCGGTGTCGATCTGGGCAACGGAGGCGACCCCGCAGGCCGCGATCTCGACGAGATCGAGCGTCGCCTGCGAGAAGCTCTCGCCCTCGTGGCCGACTGGCCCACGGCCGGCGCCTACGTCGCCCTCTTCGAGGCCGAATTGGGCGGTGCCGAGCGCGCGGGCAGCGACTGTGCGCTGTGGGCGGCCGCGGTCGAGGCGGCGGGATCGCCGATCGCGCCGGCTCAGCTCGAGCCTTACGCCCGCTATCGGCACGCCGAGGCTCTGGCGGCCGGCGGCGACCGCGCGGCTGCCCGACTGCGGGCCGACGAGGCGCGGATCGCCGCCCGGCGGATCGAGATGGGCATCATCGTCGACCGTGTCGACGACCTCGAGCGCCGGGTCGGTCTGGTGCGCATCCCGGGCGGTCGCGACGCAGTCGCCCAGCCCGCCGTGCGCTCGGTCGAAGACGATCTGACGGAGCGCGAGCGTCAGGTGCTCACGCTGATCGCCCAGGGCCGAAGCAACCGCCAGATCGCCGAGCAGTTGTTCATCAGCGCGAAGACGGCGAGTGTTCACGTCTCCAACATCCTGCGCAAGACCAACACCTCCTCCCGCACCGAGGCCGCGTTCCTGGCCCGCAGTTTCGAAGCGATCGAGAGCGACGCGTAG